A window of Drosophila sulfurigaster albostrigata strain 15112-1811.04 chromosome X, ASM2355843v2, whole genome shotgun sequence genomic DNA:
TATCAGGTTTGTATGTTTTAATTGAtagtagaaaatatacatatatactcgtatgttaTTAGCAACAAAGAGTTATTTCACAGTGATTAGTTCTACTTGAGAAACAATATCTATCAAGTATCGGCTTGTCAATGTAGTCTATAATGTGCGTTTGTTTCCTCCCTCCCGATCGGTGATTAGAAGTCTACTCAAACAATTCTTCAATACTTTTGTTCCGAATTTGATATGGGACACGTGCTCTCTTCCTTTCGTTATTAGTTGATAATCATATGAGTTATATCTTAATACTCGAATTTAACTCAAACACTTGTAATCATAGAGTAGAGTTTTAGTTGACAACGTGGCCCTTTTTTTCTAATTGCCGgcatcaaaaagaaaacatgtaATTAAAACAACAGTCTTGCTTTTCGCTATAGGTTGTATTGTCTGTTACGATATGTGACTACCTGAAATGTTGTTATTAACTTTTGCTCACCCGTGCCATATTcacgttctctctctctctctctctctctctctcttttctctctaCCTTCTGCTTATGACTGGAGATGGGTGTGCAACTTTCTTTCGACTAAGTTTACAAAAATGATTCAATGTTGCTTTAAACTAAGCactgtattaaatataaaatacatatgaaaCCTCCAAAAACCTTTTATTAAGTTACGATAGATATACGATAGATTAATTTACACGCACTCATCTCTAACGTAGTTCTCTTCTACATTGAGTTGTAAATCTAAAATACAATTGAtgctattttcaataatatttcattcacaaataaaataaaagtaatccTTTAAAGCAACTCTTCTTAGTCTATCCTATCGTTGTCAGGCGCCCATCCCTAGCGTCGTTCtcttataaatcaaaaatataatatataattgatgttattttaaataatattaaattcaaatctaaaatcaataatacCCCTAAAGCAACTCTTTAATTTTCGTGCCCTATCCTTTTACGATAGTTTTTCACGCACTCATCTCTAGCGTCGTTCTCTTGTGCGATGacttataatatatatattataatcgATGGCAATATAATCCATTAAATCAACTCTTTAATTTTCGTGCCCTATCCTTTTACGATAGTTTGTCACGCTCTCATCTCTAGCGTCGTTCTCTTGTGCGATGACTTGCCGTTTGAGCTTAAACGTTTTTTTAGTAACGCTCGAGTAATTACAGCAAATAAAACTTGTTGCTGCTTACCGTCTCATATGTTAAATAtactcttgttattgttgttattattattattattattattataattacagTCGTTGTTTGTCGTCTGGTGACAGCAACTTCTTGCGCGACGTTTTCTAAAGCAACAAGTTACGCCTTGGCGGTGCCTTACCTTTTTACCCAGGGGGGAGGCGgtgagagagaggaggggCGACAGGGCAAAGTTGATAACGGGTAACGGGGCCTGGCGTCAACGGCGAAAGTCAAAGGCCGTCACCGAGGGCGGCCGTCTCTTAACGGCAGAATAAATGTGTAGAAAGTGAAAGAAATGTCAGCGAATGTTATAGGCTTCTTTTTGATACGATAAGCGGTCGCCTCTCTATCAAGATGCTACTTCCAGATGCGCGTGTATGCGAAAagtttgttgattattttattacgTGGACACTTTCAACCAGTATTTAAGCCTCACACAGTGGAACAGTGAATATCCTCCTGGCTATGTGAGCAATTTGTCGATAAGCGTAGTCGATTTATTTATGGCAATCAGATTTTAAGCGAAAATCACTGCTTAAGCAacaataatgtaaataatgaTTACATTGATTACTCCATTATTTCCTGTAATGTGAATTCCACTCGGCTGCACTTTGTCTATTGCACCCCACTGTGCAACTGACCGACTTTGGTTTTCCATTGCATTGCCTTGCGACGGGTTTCTAAACTAGAACTTACAATGTGACAGCGACAACCATAAAGTGCAAGCAGGAAAAGCAAACACATGGTTTATGCACAGTGGAACCAACTAGTTTCTGCAAAATTGTTGTCACAATAAAATCCATGACGCATTCAAATCACTGCTattgacatttaaaatactacTAATACATACTCTGTAAAATCAGCAATGCATTAGTATATTCACATGAATTTGTTTGTAGCTAATAACTAGTTAAAATATGGTTAATTTGTCTATgttggattttaattttttttacatacaaTTCGTGAATTTATCTTGAAGCTAAATATGATAAGTTGGCTGCTCCAGGATTCAGTTGAAATACGTGAAGTTGGCTGCAGCTATTCGTATCTTCATAGCAATAAGCTTAAAGTTGGTTGCGCAATGCGCAATTTTACAAAACATAATGGGTTGGCAGGATTTGGTTGAAGTACACGAAGTTGGCTGCACGTGATCGCTTGTTTACAATGATAGAGTTGTTAAACTGTTTGTGAGCGagtaatattattaacaaCAGGAAGTGCATAAATAGTATAGTTTTAGCATCTTCATGCACTTCACCTTGCTGACAGCTTATTTAACGCATGATTTGGCTGTTttgataattgaattttgtgctTTCGTGCTGCTAATTTTGGGGTGtaataaagtaaacaaaaaataaactgaaatatattttgtttacatcTAGAAGTCAAGGTAAGATTTACAGTGCatttaatgcatttgttttatggcaatagttaaatttaattgaacgtttgaaaaatatatggaTGTTTAGGCGGCGGCAACTAAGCAAGCAGTTTGTTGTATACAAATTGATGTTTTCATGTGAATAGCTTTGCACTGCTTGTCTCGCCTAGTAAACGAACGACAAGCAGTGCATTTGGCGCGAATACAAAAAATGAGTTCTGAACTTTCTAATCGCGTATGGATTATGAACCACTGTGCATTGCCTGCTGTCATTTCGTGATTAGATCGACAATTTGCAATGCTTCGATGACTATCGCAGGGCAACTAACCGactacgacaacgacaacgacgatgaaGCAGCTCCAGAACATTCGGTTAGCGGAGTTTTGCGGGGAAGAAGACACAGCACCGACATCTTCACTGAAACGTTACGGCCAAAAGTCAAGCAGCCGAAACTCTCGTATGACAAGCGAGGGGCGGCGTCTCTCGCTGTCTTGgccagcaaaaaaacaaacctcAATTGAGTTTCTCCAAATACGTTTGGCGGCTTTGGGTCGTTGTTTCATTTCGTTACGAGACTCGGTGGCAAACGGTCGCAATACGCGTTTTAATTCCCtcaaaaaaacaacttcaaaATCCAGTTGCAGCTACTCGAAAGCTAACtgcagaaataaaaacaaaaacaaaagcaaatttaatacaataaaaattcaaaataaatagaagGAAAAGCAAATGCCTGCCTTCCACATAGTCGTAAAACTGCTAATGCTTCGCCTGCTATTGGCCAATTTATCGGGTCTGTCGCCTGGGTCTCTCGTGTGTGCCGGCTATGACTTTGGCTATCATCCCAGCGCGGAGGAGTTTGACAGTCTATTGCGCGAGACGCGAACCTGGACACGCGATCTTCTTGCCAACGGGCAACACCGCGAAACTTTTGTGCCGCGCTTCCAGAGACGTCACGAGTTGTCGCCACACAAATCAGAGCTGGACTTTCAGCTCTTTAGCGACGTGGATCAGGAGGagcaggaacagcagcagcagccatttgCTGTGTTTGAATCGGTGCCCGAGTTGGAGATACCAACGACGCATGTGCAGAGTCAGCTGATTGAGATACAAGATCAACACCAACatgcaaccacagcaacatcaacaacatcaacaacatcgacatcgacatcgccTGGCAATGCCAGCTTTCCCATCTTCTTTACGAATCCCGCCACAGGCATTGTGTATGCCATCAGCGAGGTGTCCAAGTCGCATTCGCAGTTACCCAATGGCAGCAATGATAGCGATGGCATTGCCATCTATGTGACCAAGCAGCAATACGATGCCGATCTGCAGGCGCTACGTCACAAATACGAGCAGCAGTGCGTCAGTCCAGCTCAATCGGTGCCAGGTCAATCGGTCATCTCCTCATCCACTTCCTCAGTTACCAAGAAGCCCGCTACGTTGACCACAGCGCGTCCACAGATCATACGCTTGCAGAAGCCGAAGAAAACGCCCGGCACAGCGGCGGGCAACAACAAGTTGCCACCGCACAAGCCACCGCCGGTCATGGTGAGCAGCGGACACATTAGTGATCAACTGAAGCTGCCCACAAGCACAGCACGTCCACAGCGTCAGCCAAGTCGCACTCCGAAGCCGAAGCGCGGCAAGCgcaagaagaaaaagaaacccGCCAAACGGCGTCCAGGACACAAGTTGACCGCCTCCACCACAGCTGGACCGCAAATTGTGCTGGGCAAGCGCACCACGAGTCGCCCGCCCACAGCCAGCTTAAGTCTGGCCACGCAGCTGGAGAAGCCTCATATGCCGCCACAGCCAACGGCAACGATTGCCGCCGGCACCATCTTCAATGAGCAGCCCTTTGTGGTGTCCAGTGGTTACCTCGAGTTGCCCCATCAACGGCAGCGTCGAGCGCTTGCCTCACAGCCGGAGACTGTGGCCGCCAGACCCATAAGCAGCGGCAAGAAGCGTCCTGGCAACAATCGGCGACGTCCGAGCAGCGGAGGTGGAGGCGGCAGTCGCGGAACAGGCGGCGGTGTAGGACGTGGCAAGCCACAGCAGGCGACGCCCACAAAGCCAACGCTTAGTCAGCAGAATGGTGAGTCTGGTTATCGGATACCAGTTGCAGTGCATCTGCTGCACAACAAGCACAGAGGCAGCGAAGAGGACGAACACGGCACTGTGCCTCGCATCGGCGAGGAGCCTGCTAAGTTGCACTCGGAGGAACACTACAAATTGTTGCCCAAGGAACCACCAAAGCTGCATTCCGATGAATCCTACAAGCATACTAAACTAAATTCTGAACAGCCTTTCAAGCTGCCTTCCGAGGAATCTTCCAAGCTGCCTGCCCAGGAACAGTCAAAGTTTTACTCCGAGGAACGCTCCAAGTTACCTCTCCAGGAGCATTCTAAGCTAATTTCTGATGAGCCCGCCAAGCCTCCCAAGCTGCATTCCGAAGATCCCTCCGTGCTGCACTCCGAAGAACCTTCTAAGCTGCATTCCGAGGAACGCTCCAAGCTGCGGTCAAAGTTCACCGCCCGACGTAACAGTGCCGAGTCggactttgatttatttgatcTGTTCACTGGCGCAGATTACGAggacaatgatgatgatgcgtaCTACGATCAGGAAGAGAAAAAGCACATCAAGTTGATCAAGCGACTGGCGAACAGGCGTAAGGGAAGCACGATCAAGCCACAGCAGGAGGAGATAGACAGCAGCTCAGCAGAGGAGGGCGCCGATTTTGGAGCTATGGAGGAGGAGGATCCCTcacaaggcaacaacaacaaacacaacattagcagcagcagtaaatcCAATACAACTGCCGCGCCAATCACGCAGAGCGCAGAGAAAACATCCTCGGAGGAACAGGAGCAACAATCCTCAgaggagcaggagcaacatTCCTCAGAGGATCAAACTGAAATGCACTCGAACACCaaacagagcagcagcaaaaagcgCATCAAGCGTCGGCCAGCGGGCGCTTCCGAAGAGTATGAgtacgatgacgatgatgacgacgaagATTCCGAATCGGATTCGGAGTCTGGCATTAGCAGTTTCTTTCGCATGATCTTCTATCCGGTGCAGGTGGCAATGTCGCGCATCTTTGATGGCTTCACCGGCCAGTCGGAGGAGCAGAGCGGCGAGGCGAATGCTAAACCCAAATATCCAACCATAACGCTTTACCATAGCACCGCGCACAGCAATAATGATCTGGCCATCgacgaggatgaggaggaggatgaggacGACAGAGTGGATGACAGCAGTTCGTTGAGCAGCTGGTTTAGCTACTTGTTTGGCCTGGGGCGACGCACCAAGAAGATTGGCAGCACCACCACGGCCAGTCCAACGGCAGCTGCGCCGGCACCTTTGGAGGCGCCACCGTCAGAGCCAAGCGGTTGGCTGGAGTcttggtttggttttggcaaaacaacaacgcaaGCATCCAGCGAGGAGGATGACTATGACAGTGAGTACCGTTCAAATGTGAAATGGATAAAGTGCTAAGCTGCTGGTGAGAGCAATGTGATAGACTGTGCAAATACCCTACACAATTCAGAACTGTCAGAGTAAGAAATTGAAGATGTGTTCCACAACAGAATGAAAATTCTCGCTTGCAGGAAACACGATGATTGGGGAGTTTCAGAATAGGTTTAATCCGAgtatagaatatttaaaaatgggCAGACAAGACCAGTATACTTTACGTAATCCACTTTAAATCTTACAAAGCTATTACACTTCTTTGTTAATGCTAAATCAAAGGTGAAAAGTTTAAGCACAGCTTATTGAGCAGAAGTTACTACATAGAGTAACTGCAAGTCGAGCACGCTCACGGTCAATTGAACCCATAAAAGCCAAATCAACTCAAATGGCACACACAGGCTGGCCAACTAAGCAGGTAATTGCGCTGCGACCCACTGACCCCCTCCGCAGTGCTCTAACGGTAGCAAATGCCCCATCGGGAGTTAAAAGTGTCCCCCGTCTCTGTCTCAGACAGTCGCTTAAGGGGCGCCACGCTTTCTGCACAGTGAGTGCGAGCAGCTAACCAGACTTGGGCCTGAAGAGCCTACGATTAACACGCTTTTAAtgtgctctttctctctctctcgctctctctctctctttattgCTCTCCACTCAAATCTTAAGAGTGGTTTTCCAGCTGGTTTGAAGGCACTGCGAAGCCGAAGGCACGTCGCCGCAAGACAACAACGTCCACAACGAGCACcacatcgacaacgacaacgatgccGCAAATGCCCATCTTAACCATTGTGGATCCGCTGCGAAATCCCCAAAACTGGATTGGCATTCTTGCCCATCACATTGCGAATGCCaccggcggcggcggcggcgtcgggacagcagcaacaacaagtaccACGCACAATCCATTACTGCAAGCGCTAGTGCCGCGTGCCACAAGCACCACGACCCCACAGCCCGATGTGCCGCGTCGTATTAGCTACGAGAAATATCAAATCTGGCGACTGAAGCCGCAGGATGAAGCACAGGTTCGTGCCCTAGAGGAGTTCAAAAAGGGCGAGGATGGCAACAAGATGCAGTGGCTCAAGGGTCCCAGTCTCAGGTGAGTTACGACTCCCCCGCGAAAGGGCCAGGAAACCTTACTCTTCCTGCCTTCCCGCAGAGGTCTGACGGATGTTCTCGTGCCACCCAAGATGCTAGTGGACTTTCAGGGCACGCTCAATTTTGAGAACATTGCCCACGAGGTGCTCATCTTTGATGTGGGCAAAGCCATTGCCTATGAGCGCACCAAGGAACAGTATTTGTATACAACACCTCCAGCCAAGCGGCGACCCACCAAGCATCCAGTGACAGCGCCTGCTATGAGTTGGAATAAATACCATGAGCATGATGACATATTGAAGTATCTCGAAACAATGCGCATGCGACATGCTCAACTCCTAGAGCTGATCCACATCGGACGCTCCTACGAGGGTCGTCCGCTCATCGTGGTCAAGATTGAGTCAAAACAGACTGCGGCTGCAGCCACTGCGGCAGCTGCCGCCAGTTATAAACGACCGAAGCACAAGCGTCGTTCAGGACAGGCGAATGCGGTGTTCATAGAAGCGGGTTCGCAGGGTCTGGCGTGGATTGGACCAGCATCGGCTACGTGGATGATTGGCGAGCTGTTGCGAATGATGCGCACCAACAGTGAGTATTCATCTAACGATTCAGTAATATAGTGGAACAAGAACTGAACTCATTGAGGGAGGAGCTTCAAGAGAAGGTGCAAAAAATACAGGAACAGAATTCTTCGGGGAAAGCTCCAAGAATAGGGAGACCA
This region includes:
- the LOC133848370 gene encoding uncharacterized protein LOC133848370, producing MPAFHIVVKLLMLRLLLANLSGLSPGSLVCAGYDFGYHPSAEEFDSLLRETRTWTRDLLANGQHRETFVPRFQRRHELSPHKSELDFQLFSDVDQEEQEQQQQPFAVFESVPELEIPTTHVQSQLIEIQDQHQHATTATSTTSTTSTSTSPGNASFPIFFTNPATGIVYAISEVSKSHSQLPNGSNDSDGIAIYVTKQQYDADLQALRHKYEQQCVSPAQSVPGQSVISSSTSSVTKKPATLTTARPQIIRLQKPKKTPGTAAGNNKLPPHKPPPVMVSSGHISDQLKLPTSTARPQRQPSRTPKPKRGKRKKKKKPAKRRPGHKLTASTTAGPQIVLGKRTTSRPPTASLSLATQLEKPHMPPQPTATIAAGTIFNEQPFVVSSGYLELPHQRQRRALASQPETVAARPISSGKKRPGNNRRRPSSGGGGGSRGTGGGVGRGKPQQATPTKPTLSQQNGESGYRIPVAVHLLHNKHRGSEEDEHGTVPRIGEEPAKLHSEEHYKLLPKEPPKLHSDESYKHTKLNSEQPFKLPSEESSKLPAQEQSKFYSEERSKLPLQEHSKLISDEPAKPPKLHSEDPSVLHSEEPSKLHSEERSKLRSKFTARRNSAESDFDLFDLFTGADYEDNDDDAYYDQEEKKHIKLIKRLANRRKGSTIKPQQEEIDSSSAEEGADFGAMEEEDPSQGNNNKHNISSSSKSNTTAAPITQSAEKTSSEEQEQQSSEEQEQHSSEDQTEMHSNTKQSSSKKRIKRRPAGASEEYEYDDDDDDEDSESDSESGISSFFRMIFYPVQVAMSRIFDGFTGQSEEQSGEANAKPKYPTITLYHSTAHSNNDLAIDEDEEEDEDDRVDDSSSLSSWFSYLFGLGRRTKKIGSTTTASPTAAAPAPLEAPPSEPSGWLESWFGFGKTTTQASSEEDDYDKWFSSWFEGTAKPKARRRKTTTSTTSTTSTTTTMPQMPILTIVDPLRNPQNWIGILAHHIANATGGGGGVGTAATTSTTHNPLLQALVPRATSTTTPQPDVPRRISYEKYQIWRLKPQDEAQVRALEEFKKGEDGNKMQWLKGPSLRGLTDVLVPPKMLVDFQGTLNFENIAHEVLIFDVGKAIAYERTKEQYLYTTPPAKRRPTKHPVTAPAMSWNKYHEHDDILKYLETMRMRHAQLLELIHIGRSYEGRPLIVVKIESKQTAAAATAAAAASYKRPKHKRRSGQANAVFIEAGSQGLAWIGPASATWMIGELLRMMRTNKTDVEHEFIRNTTWYIMPVLNPDGYVYSHEYDRFWKKSRSQHVAKPSGGLLDTAMTWLQQKQAKEKVCYGVDLDRNWMHQWGKRGSSKGPCNEFYAGPAPFSEPETKAVSEFLMDYRTQIKLFVSLQAYGQVVSYPVKANSTFNAERLDDFLDVAMVGVDGLRKKGSKSRYKVDSANDLIEQRSGCADAFAAYEIGIPFSYTLQLADNGVHGYLLPSSAIEPTARDAFEIIKGMLDYI